From a single Micromonospora pallida genomic region:
- a CDS encoding ABC transporter permease: MSVTAPATPSAPTPAAAAPPPVRWSDQLATFRAVLWRDLFVTSRGELVGFIAQVLIQPLFMLLVFGKVLGDLGFANDNFVHVLLPGVIALNAFLIGLENTALPMVMDFSFTREIEDRLLAPMAIPLVAIEKIVFGAIRGLIAGVLLIPIGMLMLGVSWPLSTVLPVLGVLVLGALVGAAMGLTFGTLVPPHLIQIMFTVILTPLMFTGATQFPLRGLDSLRWFQVVCSLNPLTYVSEATRALVAPPGVESVPLWLDLLILAGTLVFFTVVGIRGFMRRAVD, encoded by the coding sequence GTGAGCGTCACCGCCCCCGCCACACCGTCCGCGCCGACGCCGGCCGCCGCCGCGCCCCCGCCGGTGCGCTGGTCGGACCAGCTCGCCACCTTCCGGGCGGTGCTCTGGCGCGACCTCTTCGTCACCAGCCGCGGGGAACTGGTCGGCTTCATCGCCCAGGTTCTCATTCAGCCGCTGTTCATGCTGTTGGTCTTCGGCAAGGTCCTCGGTGACCTGGGATTCGCCAACGACAATTTCGTCCACGTGCTGCTGCCCGGGGTGATCGCGCTCAACGCGTTCCTGATCGGCCTGGAGAACACCGCCCTGCCCATGGTGATGGACTTCTCGTTCACCCGCGAGATCGAGGACCGGTTGCTGGCCCCGATGGCGATTCCGCTAGTGGCCATCGAGAAGATCGTCTTCGGCGCGATCCGGGGTCTGATCGCCGGTGTGCTGCTCATCCCGATCGGGATGCTGATGCTCGGCGTGAGCTGGCCGCTGTCGACGGTCCTGCCGGTGCTCGGTGTGCTGGTGCTCGGGGCACTGGTCGGCGCGGCCATGGGGCTGACCTTCGGCACGCTGGTCCCGCCGCACCTGATCCAGATCATGTTCACCGTGATCCTGACGCCGTTGATGTTCACCGGCGCCACCCAGTTCCCGCTGCGCGGGCTCGACTCGCTGCGCTGGTTCCAGGTGGTCTGCTCGCTCAACCCCCTCACCTACGTCAGCGAGGCCACCCGAGCGCTGGTCGCCCCGCCCGGCGTCGAGTCCGTGCCGCTCTGGTTGGACCTGCTCATCCTGGCCGGAACGCTCGTGTTCTTCACCGTCGTCGGCATCCGTGGCTTCATGCGCCGGGCGGTGGACTAG
- a CDS encoding acyl-CoA synthetase, with product MPLLSWLSESTDERPDAIRVDDRSVSWVELRRLATAVADDLRGVRRVAVTATASLETVVGVVGGLLAGAAVVPVPPDAGPRERDHILRDSRAEVLLGPAGAEPADGSGPPVVPVDLGRRSDTRHPEPAPDATALILYTSGTTGAPKGVVLSRRAVAACLDGLADAWSWTPDDRLVHGLPLFHVHGLVLGVLGPLRLGSRLHHVGRPRPERYAAAAGSLYFGVPTIWSRIAADPAAARALRPARLLVSGSAALPEPVFTGLAALSGHRVVERYGMTETLITVSARADGPRRAGAVGLPLPAVRTRVVDERDEAVPTDGVAMGELQVRGDTLFDGYLHRPDADAASRTPDGWFRTGDVATIGPDGWHRIVGRAATDLIKSGGYRIGAGEVEDALLAHPGVREVAVVGTPHPDLGQQVTAFVVGDGVREAELIEFVARQLSVHKRPRQVLLVDDLPRNAMGKVQKTLLAGT from the coding sequence GTGCCGCTGCTGAGCTGGCTGTCCGAGTCCACCGACGAGCGGCCGGACGCGATCCGGGTCGACGACCGGTCGGTGTCCTGGGTGGAGTTGCGCCGGCTGGCCACGGCGGTCGCGGACGACCTGCGGGGCGTCCGGCGGGTGGCGGTGACGGCCACGGCGAGCCTGGAGACCGTGGTCGGGGTGGTGGGCGGGTTGCTGGCCGGCGCGGCGGTGGTGCCGGTGCCGCCGGACGCCGGGCCCCGGGAACGCGACCACATCCTGCGCGACTCGCGGGCCGAGGTCCTGCTCGGGCCCGCCGGCGCCGAGCCGGCAGACGGCTCCGGCCCACCGGTCGTGCCGGTCGACCTCGGCCGACGTTCGGACACCCGGCACCCGGAACCGGCACCGGACGCCACCGCGCTGATCCTCTACACCAGCGGCACGACGGGGGCACCCAAGGGCGTGGTGCTCTCCCGGCGGGCCGTCGCGGCCTGCCTGGACGGACTCGCCGACGCCTGGTCCTGGACGCCGGACGACCGGTTGGTGCACGGACTGCCGCTGTTCCACGTGCATGGTCTCGTGCTCGGTGTGCTGGGTCCGCTGCGGCTGGGCAGCCGGCTGCACCACGTCGGCCGTCCACGCCCCGAGCGGTACGCGGCGGCGGCCGGCTCGCTCTACTTCGGCGTACCGACCATCTGGTCGCGGATCGCCGCGGACCCGGCCGCAGCCCGCGCGTTGCGCCCGGCGCGGCTGCTGGTGTCGGGGAGCGCGGCGCTGCCCGAGCCCGTCTTCACCGGCCTCGCCGCGCTGAGCGGTCACCGGGTCGTCGAGCGGTACGGCATGACCGAAACCCTGATCACGGTCAGCGCCCGGGCGGACGGACCGCGCCGGGCGGGCGCCGTGGGGCTGCCGCTGCCGGCCGTGCGGACCCGGGTGGTGGACGAGCGGGACGAGGCCGTCCCCACCGACGGGGTCGCCATGGGTGAACTGCAAGTACGGGGGGACACCCTCTTCGACGGGTACCTGCACCGTCCGGACGCCGATGCCGCGAGCCGCACGCCGGACGGTTGGTTCCGGACCGGTGACGTGGCCACGATCGGCCCGGACGGTTGGCACCGGATCGTCGGGCGGGCGGCCACCGACCTCATCAAGAGCGGTGGTTACCGGATCGGAGCCGGTGAGGTCGAGGACGCGCTCCTGGCCCACCCCGGCGTCCGGGAAGTCGCGGTGGTGGGGACCCCGCACCCCGACCTCGGCCAGCAGGTGACCGCGTTCGTGGTGGGCGACGGCGTCCGGGAGGCCGAGCTGATCGAGTTCGTCGCCCGGCAACTGTCGGTGCACAAGCGCCCCCGGCAGGTGCTACTGGTCGACGACCTCCCCCGCAACGCGATGGGCAAGGTACAGAAGACCCTGCTGGCCGGCACCTGA
- a CDS encoding ABC transporter ATP-binding protein, whose protein sequence is MDDAVVVEELVKKYRPDMPPAVDGLGFSVAAGEVFGLLGPNGAGKTTTIGVLTTRVRATSGRAVVCGADVLRAPAVARKLLAVVPQRVNLDRALTVRENLLFHSAYHRMPRARRLRRADELLEQMGLAEFAKSRTDFLSGGLAQRTMIARALMHEPRVLFLDEPSGGLDPQSRLFVHDRIAELKRAGVTVVVTTHDMNEAAKLCDRVGIVDHGKLLTLGTPAALTRTLPGSSTLTLVVAADAPAEEVQAALDTIPDVERVERLRPGGAPAAPAAPGLPMMPGMPPMPMPAPEVTADPETTLSFRLYTSGAPANAVPMALKILTDLDCAVSDLSIGQPSLEDVFIHLTGRELR, encoded by the coding sequence GTGGACGACGCAGTAGTGGTCGAGGAGTTGGTCAAGAAGTACCGGCCCGACATGCCGCCGGCGGTGGACGGGCTGGGCTTCTCCGTCGCCGCAGGCGAGGTCTTCGGTCTGCTGGGGCCCAACGGCGCCGGCAAGACCACGACGATCGGGGTGCTGACGACCCGGGTCCGGGCCACCTCCGGGCGGGCGGTGGTGTGCGGCGCCGACGTGCTGCGCGCACCGGCCGTGGCCCGGAAGCTGCTGGCGGTCGTCCCGCAGCGGGTGAACCTGGACCGGGCACTGACCGTCCGGGAGAACCTGCTCTTCCATTCGGCGTACCACCGGATGCCCCGGGCGCGGCGGCTCCGTCGCGCCGACGAGCTGCTGGAGCAGATGGGGCTCGCCGAGTTCGCCAAGTCCCGGACCGACTTCCTCTCGGGTGGTCTGGCGCAACGCACCATGATCGCCCGGGCGCTCATGCACGAGCCCCGGGTGCTCTTCCTCGACGAGCCCTCCGGTGGTCTCGACCCGCAGTCGCGGCTGTTCGTGCACGACCGGATCGCCGAGCTGAAGCGGGCCGGGGTCACCGTCGTGGTGACCACCCACGACATGAACGAGGCGGCCAAGCTCTGCGACCGGGTCGGCATCGTCGACCACGGCAAGCTGCTCACCCTCGGCACGCCGGCCGCGCTGACCCGGACCCTGCCGGGCAGCAGCACGCTGACCCTGGTGGTCGCCGCCGACGCCCCCGCCGAGGAGGTGCAGGCCGCCCTGGACACCATCCCGGACGTGGAGCGGGTGGAACGGCTGCGTCCCGGCGGCGCCCCGGCCGCGCCCGCCGCCCCGGGCCTGCCGATGATGCCGGGCATGCCACCGATGCCGATGCCCGCCCCGGAGGTCACCGCCGACCCGGAGACCACACTGTCGTTCCGCCTCTACACCTCCGGAGCACCGGCCAACGCCGTGCCGATGGCGTTGAAGATCCTCACCGACCTGGACTGCGCGGTCAGTGACCTCAGCATCGGCCAGCCCAGCCTGGAGGACGTGTTCATCCACCTGACCGGAAGGGAACTTCGGTGA
- a CDS encoding AAA family ATPase, producing the protein MTLTERDRQLDILTHRLNDLLRAGDLPSAPEPVTVVTGPVGAGKTSLLQAFARRCAEAGVRFLGASASRSERTVPLEIIRQLVGRAALDDVTHDRIGRLLDRGALAWSEPDDQGEEAFAPLTAAIGGELLAVAARGPLVVAVDDVHHADGPSLRCLAYVARRVSGLPVLIVLTEAHRTRPWHPTVHAELLQPTRSHRVRLPLLSADGTYRVLASRLGVPIARRVADEAYRISGGNPLLVHALADDRLTGGSGERPVTGESFREAVLSCLYRCEHLVLKTARVLAVTGGPVHGPLLPDLLDAPGEVNLHAVDASTSAGLITGEGLRHPAVGQAVLDSMTVEERGRLQRATACLLYDDGAPPTRVAPHLLRTDQLSEPWMAQVLLDAGEQALVDGDADTARQYLRRANRDATDDCLRARTRSALARAEWRLDPQAAVPHLPGIATAVRAGHLSSRQAAGPIQYLLWHGQTDRALDLLRHLEERSDRHDPQSATDLIVMRSWMATLYPGAPVGGPRAQSAGRDPLVLARVKQQLRGVTLLGAVLERGGAGAAGDADRALATLPLDDESNLWNVVCAMSALIYADRLDLAGDWCERLAHGDTGRTRTPGALLAALAAAVACRRGDLPRARQLTEVALSRLSTQGWGVLIGMPLAVRLRALTFLQDWDEAAACLRTPVPPALFETPFGLHYLHARGSHALATGSPDAALADFQLCGQLMTSWRLDRSALVPWRTEAARALLHMGRRQQAERLLREELDRLRPDQVRYRGAALRLLATVEQSVDRIRHLRTAVRLSRQCGDRVELAHALTDLGHAYQQAGDLRQARDASRCARILAEECGVPVLRPAPRITGNGPAAARDEAVVLVTGLNDTESRVATLAAQGHTNREIAKQMFLTVSAIEQRLTRIYRKLDVASRSELAARLRLDR; encoded by the coding sequence ATGACGCTGACCGAGCGGGACCGGCAGCTCGACATCCTGACCCATCGGCTCAACGACCTGCTCCGAGCCGGCGACCTGCCCAGCGCGCCAGAACCGGTGACGGTCGTGACCGGGCCCGTCGGCGCTGGCAAGACCAGCCTGTTGCAGGCGTTCGCCCGGCGGTGCGCCGAGGCCGGCGTCAGATTCCTCGGTGCGAGCGCCTCCCGCAGCGAGCGCACCGTGCCGCTGGAGATCATCCGCCAGCTCGTCGGGCGGGCGGCCCTGGACGACGTCACCCACGACCGAATCGGCCGGCTGCTCGACCGGGGCGCCCTCGCCTGGTCCGAACCAGACGACCAGGGCGAGGAGGCGTTCGCCCCGCTCACCGCCGCGATCGGCGGCGAACTGCTGGCGGTCGCCGCGCGGGGCCCCCTGGTCGTCGCGGTCGACGACGTCCACCACGCCGACGGGCCGTCGCTGCGCTGCCTGGCGTACGTGGCCCGGCGCGTGAGCGGGCTGCCCGTGCTGATCGTCCTCACCGAGGCGCACCGCACCCGCCCCTGGCATCCCACCGTCCATGCGGAGCTGCTGCAGCCGACGCGGTCGCACCGCGTACGGCTGCCCCTGCTCTCCGCCGACGGGACCTACCGCGTCCTGGCCTCCCGGCTCGGCGTTCCGATTGCCCGCCGGGTGGCCGACGAGGCGTACCGGATCAGCGGCGGCAACCCGCTACTGGTGCACGCCCTGGCCGACGACCGCCTGACCGGCGGGTCCGGCGAGCGGCCGGTGACCGGGGAGTCCTTCCGCGAGGCGGTGCTGAGCTGCCTCTATCGGTGCGAGCACCTCGTCCTGAAGACCGCCCGGGTGCTCGCGGTGACCGGCGGACCGGTGCACGGCCCGCTGCTGCCAGACCTCCTCGACGCCCCGGGGGAGGTGAACCTCCACGCGGTGGACGCGTCGACCAGTGCGGGCCTGATCACCGGGGAGGGGCTGCGGCATCCGGCGGTCGGCCAGGCGGTGCTCGACAGCATGACGGTGGAGGAACGCGGACGGCTGCAACGGGCCACGGCCTGTCTGTTGTACGACGACGGCGCACCGCCCACGCGGGTCGCCCCGCACCTGCTCCGGACCGACCAGCTCAGCGAGCCCTGGATGGCCCAGGTCCTGCTGGACGCCGGCGAGCAGGCCCTGGTCGACGGTGACGCCGACACCGCACGGCAGTACCTGCGCCGGGCCAACCGCGACGCGACCGACGACTGTCTGCGGGCACGGACCCGCTCTGCCCTCGCCCGCGCGGAGTGGCGACTCGATCCGCAGGCCGCCGTGCCCCACCTGCCTGGCATCGCCACCGCCGTCCGAGCCGGACACCTCAGCAGCCGGCAGGCCGCAGGACCGATCCAGTACCTGCTCTGGCACGGGCAGACCGACCGGGCACTCGACCTCCTCCGACACCTCGAGGAACGCAGCGACCGCCACGACCCGCAGTCCGCCACCGACCTGATCGTCATGAGGAGCTGGATGGCGACGCTCTACCCGGGGGCTCCGGTCGGCGGTCCCCGCGCCCAGTCTGCGGGCCGGGACCCGCTCGTGCTCGCCCGGGTCAAGCAGCAACTGCGGGGGGTCACCCTGCTCGGCGCGGTGCTCGAACGGGGGGGCGCCGGCGCGGCCGGGGACGCCGACCGCGCACTCGCCACCCTCCCGCTGGACGACGAGTCGAACCTGTGGAACGTCGTCTGCGCGATGAGCGCGCTGATCTACGCCGACCGGCTCGACCTCGCCGGCGACTGGTGCGAACGGTTGGCGCACGGCGACACCGGCCGAACCCGCACCCCAGGTGCGCTGCTCGCCGCCCTGGCCGCCGCGGTCGCCTGCCGGCGCGGTGACCTGCCCCGGGCACGGCAGCTCACCGAGGTGGCCCTGAGCCGGCTCTCCACCCAGGGGTGGGGCGTCCTGATCGGCATGCCGCTCGCCGTCCGCCTGCGGGCGCTGACCTTCCTGCAGGACTGGGACGAGGCAGCTGCCTGCCTCCGCACACCGGTGCCGCCCGCCCTCTTCGAGACCCCGTTCGGGCTGCACTACCTGCACGCCCGCGGGTCGCACGCGCTGGCCACGGGCAGCCCCGACGCGGCGCTGGCCGATTTCCAGCTCTGCGGCCAGCTGATGACCTCGTGGCGGCTGGACCGGTCCGCCCTGGTTCCCTGGCGGACCGAGGCCGCCCGCGCGCTGCTGCACATGGGCCGCCGGCAGCAGGCCGAGAGACTGCTCCGGGAGGAACTGGACCGGCTGCGCCCCGACCAGGTCCGGTACCGGGGAGCGGCGCTGCGCCTGCTGGCCACCGTCGAGCAGAGCGTCGACCGCATCCGGCACCTACGCACTGCCGTACGGCTGTCGCGGCAGTGCGGCGACCGGGTGGAGCTGGCGCACGCCCTCACCGACCTCGGTCACGCGTACCAGCAGGCAGGAGACCTTCGGCAGGCGCGGGACGCGTCGCGGTGCGCACGGATTCTCGCCGAGGAGTGCGGCGTCCCCGTCCTGCGGCCCGCGCCACGGATCACCGGCAACGGCCCCGCGGCCGCCCGCGACGAGGCGGTCGTCCTGGTCACCGGGCTCAACGACACCGAGTCCCGGGTTGCCACACTGGCTGCCCAGGGGCACACCAACCGGGAGATCGCCAAGCAGATGTTCCTCACGGTCAGCGCGATCGAACAGCGGCTGACCCGTATCTACCGCAAGCTCGACGTCGCCTCCCGCAGCGAACTGGCGGCCCGGCTCCGGCTCGATCGCTGA
- a CDS encoding helix-turn-helix transcriptional regulator: MLVQREEQIARLREAFQMCERQQRGHVALVTGAVGSGKTSVLESFGEWAASVGGRVLSAAGSRAERELHLGVLGQLFHSARLPQEAAVRVENLVREAPSVVPLLEASLETTNESSACNRAWASVLHGLFNALLDLAEPGPLVLAIDDVHHADPASLHCLLYVTRRLRHAPIVVVLTEARTLRPPHPHFRAELFSQPHFTRITLPPLTVEAIAQLVDGAETVARETAKRYLSVTGGNPLLTRALIDERLREESDEDATPDTTIGDAFDQAVLGCLYRHEPVVRRVAQALAVLSRPAPMELLGHLLDVVPESVAPTVRVLRTSGLMDCDQLRHPRIRRSILADMSPEERRGTHQRAAEVLHEHGVEPRTVAEHLVAAGWADAAWTVPVLQDAAAHALASGRPDEAAACLRLVSRADVDDQQRATITAMLVDARWQMNPLTVNGHLTQLVRAAGDAGWPADTTLSAVPYLLWQGRAEEADEAIAGCVVDDGQPHSADASRLRAIRLLLSLSHPDHLRAVREAVAASGRMPVLPAAGYLRLHALTILGSALTPAAEQDAVAAAEQLLHRHHTDDGVLPVLTAPLLALLWSGRSDRVAVWSAALLDRPSARHTPVWRAVIRALRAEAALRLGDLSAAEQHARAALEDLPIPAWGVAAAGPLATLIACATESGRYAEADQWLAQPVPPGAFRTPLGVHYLAARARHHLALGRAHAATADLRRCGELVRGWGIDVAGLVPWRLELARVQLGVGNKVHATQLLQEQLRVPHGVDDRTRGRTLRLLATTAAPDHRRKLLSEAVHLLQNCGDRLELVRALGDTGQTLQRAGDWAQARLLVRRAYHLAQDCGAPVLAQRLVRREPGALPAYPPAEPPEPEDGLSEAERRVAALAAQGHTNRQISSKLFITVSTVEQHLTRVYRKLDVKRRTDLQTRLVAYAEPLAEEVQGAAS, translated from the coding sequence GTGCTGGTGCAGCGCGAGGAACAGATCGCCCGGCTGCGGGAAGCCTTCCAGATGTGCGAGAGGCAGCAACGGGGCCACGTCGCGCTCGTGACGGGCGCGGTGGGCAGTGGCAAGACCAGTGTCCTGGAGTCCTTCGGCGAGTGGGCGGCCTCGGTCGGAGGACGGGTGCTCAGCGCGGCGGGCTCACGGGCGGAACGCGAACTGCACCTGGGCGTGCTGGGGCAACTGTTCCACAGCGCGCGATTGCCTCAGGAGGCGGCAGTCCGGGTCGAGAACCTGGTGCGGGAGGCACCCTCCGTCGTCCCCCTGCTCGAGGCGAGTCTGGAGACCACCAACGAGTCGTCGGCGTGCAACCGGGCGTGGGCTTCGGTGCTGCACGGCCTGTTCAACGCGCTGCTCGACCTCGCCGAGCCCGGCCCGCTGGTGCTGGCCATCGACGACGTCCACCACGCCGACCCGGCGTCCCTGCACTGCCTGCTGTACGTGACCCGCCGCCTGCGGCATGCACCGATCGTCGTGGTGCTCACCGAGGCCAGGACGCTGCGTCCACCGCACCCGCACTTCCGGGCCGAGCTGTTCAGCCAGCCGCACTTCACCCGGATCACCCTGCCGCCCCTGACCGTCGAGGCGATCGCCCAACTGGTCGACGGCGCCGAGACCGTCGCGCGGGAGACGGCCAAACGCTACCTCAGCGTCACCGGTGGCAACCCGCTACTCACCCGGGCGCTGATCGACGAGCGGCTGCGCGAGGAGTCCGACGAGGACGCCACGCCGGACACCACCATCGGGGACGCGTTCGACCAGGCGGTGCTCGGTTGCCTCTACCGGCACGAGCCGGTGGTCCGCCGAGTGGCGCAGGCACTGGCGGTGCTGAGCCGACCGGCCCCGATGGAGCTGCTCGGCCACCTGCTCGACGTGGTGCCCGAATCGGTGGCACCGACCGTCCGGGTGCTGCGCACCTCGGGCCTGATGGACTGCGACCAACTGCGGCACCCGCGGATCCGGCGGTCGATCCTGGCCGACATGTCCCCCGAGGAGCGCCGGGGGACGCACCAGCGCGCCGCCGAGGTCCTGCACGAACACGGCGTCGAGCCGCGCACGGTGGCCGAGCACCTGGTCGCCGCCGGCTGGGCGGACGCCGCCTGGACGGTGCCGGTGCTCCAGGACGCCGCCGCGCACGCCCTCGCCTCCGGACGACCGGACGAAGCCGCCGCCTGCCTGCGGCTGGTCAGCCGGGCCGACGTGGACGACCAACAGCGGGCCACCATCACGGCGATGCTGGTGGACGCCCGTTGGCAGATGAACCCGCTGACCGTGAACGGACACCTGACTCAACTGGTGCGCGCGGCCGGCGACGCCGGCTGGCCTGCCGACACGACCCTGTCCGCCGTGCCGTACCTGCTCTGGCAGGGCCGGGCGGAGGAGGCCGACGAGGCGATAGCCGGCTGCGTCGTCGACGACGGCCAGCCCCACTCGGCCGACGCCAGCCGACTGCGTGCCATCCGGCTGCTGCTCTCCCTCTCCCACCCCGACCACCTGCGGGCGGTACGGGAGGCGGTCGCCGCCAGCGGACGGATGCCGGTCCTGCCGGCCGCCGGGTACCTACGCCTGCACGCCCTGACCATCCTCGGCTCGGCGCTGACACCCGCCGCGGAGCAGGACGCGGTCGCCGCCGCCGAGCAGTTGCTGCACCGGCACCACACCGACGACGGCGTCCTCCCCGTGCTGACCGCCCCGCTGCTGGCGCTGCTCTGGTCGGGTCGCTCGGACCGGGTGGCGGTCTGGAGCGCGGCACTGCTGGACCGCCCCTCGGCCCGGCACACCCCGGTGTGGCGGGCGGTGATCCGCGCGCTGCGGGCCGAGGCGGCCCTGCGCCTCGGCGACCTCTCTGCCGCCGAGCAACACGCCCGGGCGGCACTGGAGGACCTGCCGATCCCGGCGTGGGGGGTGGCCGCCGCCGGGCCCCTGGCCACCCTGATCGCCTGCGCGACGGAGTCCGGCCGGTACGCCGAGGCCGACCAGTGGCTGGCCCAGCCGGTCCCGCCCGGCGCGTTCCGCACCCCGCTGGGCGTGCACTACCTGGCCGCGCGGGCCCGGCACCACCTGGCGCTGGGCCGCGCCCACGCGGCCACGGCCGATCTGCGCCGCTGCGGCGAGCTGGTACGCGGCTGGGGAATCGACGTCGCCGGCCTGGTGCCCTGGCGGCTGGAGCTGGCCCGGGTGCAGCTCGGCGTCGGCAACAAGGTGCACGCCACCCAACTACTCCAGGAACAGCTACGTGTCCCGCACGGGGTGGACGACCGCACCCGGGGCCGTACGCTCCGACTGCTCGCCACCACCGCCGCTCCCGACCACCGGCGCAAGCTGCTCTCCGAGGCGGTCCACCTGCTGCAGAACTGCGGGGACCGGCTGGAGCTGGTCCGGGCGCTGGGCGACACCGGCCAGACGCTGCAACGGGCCGGTGACTGGGCGCAGGCCCGGCTGCTGGTCCGCCGGGCGTACCACCTCGCCCAGGACTGCGGCGCGCCGGTGCTGGCCCAGCGGCTGGTCCGCCGGGAGCCGGGCGCGCTGCCCGCGTACCCGCCGGCCGAACCCCCGGAGCCGGAGGACGGGCTCAGCGAGGCCGAGCGGCGGGTGGCCGCGCTCGCCGCCCAGGGGCACACCAACCGACAGATCTCCAGCAAGCTGTTCATCACGGTGAGCACGGTGGAGCAGCACCTCACCCGGGTCTACCGGAAGCTGGACGTCAAGCGCCGCACCGACCTGCAAACCCGGCTCGTGGCGTACGCGGAGCCGCTGGCCGAGGAGGTGCAGGGCGCGGCGTCCTGA
- a CDS encoding AMP-binding protein has translation MTLLPALRGSGVDRADALRVAGRTISSEDLQGCANAVADRIRGARAVAVEAVPSIEAMVGMLGAVQAGVPLVPVPPLATPEERRRMLRESGASLVLGPTAAEAPLPVVPVDLRQRSWTAQPEAEPAADAVVLYTGGAGGASRGVRISHRAIAAEVDLLADAWRWNADDVLVQGAPLFRAYGLVAGLFGALRVGSRFVHLDRLTAASPVGSIYLAVPGQWARIARDVPTARALAQARILVSGDAPLASAVNERMRLLTAHSLIQAYGTTETLVTVTGRADARGTPGTAGTPLPGVQTRLLGADGRPVPADGESVGELCIRGPTLFNGYVGQPGLATCADGWHATGDLATVAPDGCHRIIGRRRSDVVHCRDLPVPVRQVEEILLTHPGVHEAAVVGAPHRALGEEIVAYVVAAEGLTAQLLIDHVGRMLSAAHRPRRVHFVAELPRSPHGRIRKSLLIPTT, from the coding sequence ATGACTCTGCTGCCGGCGCTGCGGGGATCCGGCGTCGACCGGGCTGACGCGCTCCGGGTCGCCGGCAGGACCATCTCCAGCGAAGACCTGCAGGGCTGCGCGAACGCCGTCGCCGACCGGATCCGGGGGGCCCGGGCGGTGGCGGTCGAGGCCGTGCCCAGCATCGAGGCGATGGTCGGCATGCTGGGAGCGGTGCAGGCCGGGGTGCCGCTGGTGCCGGTGCCACCGCTGGCCACCCCGGAGGAACGCCGCCGTATGCTGCGCGAGTCCGGCGCCAGTCTGGTCCTCGGCCCGACAGCCGCTGAGGCACCCCTACCCGTCGTCCCCGTCGACCTGCGTCAGCGGTCGTGGACCGCCCAGCCCGAAGCGGAACCCGCCGCCGACGCGGTCGTTCTCTACACCGGTGGCGCGGGCGGCGCGTCGCGGGGCGTCCGCATCTCCCATCGGGCGATCGCGGCCGAAGTGGACCTGCTGGCGGACGCCTGGCGTTGGAACGCTGACGACGTCCTCGTGCAGGGCGCGCCGCTCTTCCGGGCCTACGGTCTCGTCGCCGGGCTGTTCGGCGCGCTGCGGGTGGGCAGCCGCTTCGTCCATCTCGACCGGCTCACGGCCGCCAGCCCGGTCGGCAGCATCTACCTGGCCGTGCCCGGCCAGTGGGCGCGGATCGCTCGGGACGTCCCGACCGCCCGGGCCCTGGCCCAGGCGCGGATCCTGGTCTCCGGCGACGCGCCGTTGGCATCGGCGGTGAACGAGCGGATGCGGCTGCTCACCGCACACTCGCTCATCCAGGCCTACGGCACCACCGAGACCCTTGTCACGGTGACCGGCCGAGCCGACGCGCGGGGCACCCCCGGCACCGCCGGGACCCCCCTGCCCGGTGTGCAGACCCGTCTGCTCGGCGCGGACGGGCGGCCGGTACCCGCCGACGGCGAGTCCGTCGGCGAGCTGTGTATACGTGGCCCGACGCTGTTCAACGGGTACGTCGGCCAGCCGGGCCTGGCGACCTGCGCCGACGGTTGGCACGCCACCGGAGACCTGGCCACCGTCGCCCCGGACGGCTGCCACCGGATCATCGGCCGGCGCCGGTCCGACGTGGTGCACTGCCGCGACCTGCCGGTGCCCGTCCGGCAGGTCGAGGAGATCCTGCTGACCCACCCCGGGGTCCACGAAGCCGCCGTGGTCGGCGCGCCGCACCGCGCCCTCGGCGAGGAGATCGTCGCATACGTCGTGGCGGCGGAGGGGCTCACCGCACAGTTGCTCATCGACCACGTCGGACGGATGCTGTCCGCCGCGCACCGGCCCCGCCGCGTGCACTTCGTCGCCGAACTCCCCCGCAGTCCGCACGGCCGGATCAGAAAATCCCTCCTGATCCCCACGACCTGA
- a CDS encoding 4'-phosphopantetheinyl transferase family protein, translated as MIERILPPAVAVVESFTDPADLKLHPDEEPLVANAVEKRRREFTTVRDCARRAMARLDLPPVPVLSGARGAPIWPAGVVGSMTHCDGYRGAALARAADVASVGIDAEPHASLPDGVLDAIALPAEQIRTAALRATESTVCWDRLLFSAKEAVYKAWFPLTGRWLDFSEADIVVDPGGTFAARLLVSGPVLDGREVTTFPGRFLVDDGLILTAITLPAPR; from the coding sequence GTGATCGAGCGGATCCTTCCCCCGGCCGTCGCGGTGGTCGAGTCCTTTACCGACCCCGCCGACCTGAAGCTCCATCCCGACGAGGAGCCGTTGGTGGCGAACGCGGTGGAGAAACGCCGCCGGGAGTTCACCACGGTGCGGGACTGCGCCCGCCGGGCGATGGCCCGACTGGACCTCCCACCGGTCCCCGTCCTCTCCGGTGCGCGGGGCGCCCCGATCTGGCCGGCCGGGGTGGTTGGCAGCATGACCCACTGCGACGGCTACCGGGGCGCGGCCCTTGCCCGTGCGGCCGACGTCGCCTCCGTCGGGATCGACGCCGAACCGCACGCGTCGTTGCCTGACGGGGTGCTCGACGCGATCGCGCTGCCCGCCGAGCAGATCCGTACGGCCGCCCTGCGCGCCACCGAATCCACGGTCTGCTGGGACCGCCTGCTGTTCAGCGCCAAGGAGGCGGTGTACAAGGCCTGGTTCCCGCTGACCGGCCGCTGGCTGGACTTCTCCGAGGCCGACATCGTGGTCGATCCCGGCGGGACGTTCGCCGCCCGGCTGCTCGTGTCTGGGCCGGTGCTGGACGGCAGGGAGGTGACCACCTTTCCCGGTCGCTTCCTGGTCGACGACGGGTTGATCCTCACCGCGATCACTCTCCCGGCGCCCCGCTGA